A region of Oryctolagus cuniculus chromosome 3, mOryCun1.1, whole genome shotgun sequence DNA encodes the following proteins:
- the LOC100346016 gene encoding transcription elongation factor A protein 1, with translation MEDEVVRIAKKMDKMVQKKNAAGALDLLKELKNIPMTLELLQSTRIGMSVNAIRKQSTDEEVTSLAKSLIKSWKKLLDGPSTEKDPEEKKKEPAITSQNSPEAREESSSGNVSNRKDETNARDTYVSSFPRAPSTSDSVRLKCREMLAAALRTGDDYVAIGADEEELGSQIEEAIYQEIRNTDMKYKNRVRSRISNLKDAKNPNLRKNVLCGNIPPDLFARMTAEEMASDELKEMRKNLTKEAIREHQMAKTGGTQTDLFTCGKCKKKNCTYTQVQTRSADEPMTTFVVCNECGNRWKFC, from the coding sequence ATGGAGGACGAGGTAGTCCGCATCGCCAAGAAGATGGACAAGATGGTGCAGAAGAAGAACGCGGCTGGAGCATTGGATTTGTTGAAGGAGCTTAAGAATATTCCTATGACCCTGGAATTATTACAGTCCACAAGAATTGGAATGTCAGTTAACGCTATTCGCAAGCAAAGTACAGATGAAGAAGTTACATCTTTAGCAAAGTCTCTCATCAAATCCTGGAAAAAGCTATTAGATGGACCATCAACAGAAAAAGAccctgaagaaaagaaaaaagaacctgCAATTACATCACAGAATAGCCCTGAGGCAAGAGAGGAAAGCTCCAGTGGCAACGTGAGCAACAGAAAGGATGAGACAAATGCTCGAGATACTTACGTTTCATCTTTTCCTCGGGCACCAAGCACTTCTGATTCTGTGCGGTTAAAGTGTAGGGAGATGCTGGCTGCTGCTCTCCGAACAGGAGATGACTACGTTGCCATTGGAGCTGATGAGGAAGAATTGGGATCTCAAATTGAGGAAGCTATATACCAAGAAATAAGGAATACAGAcatgaaatacaaaaatagagTACGAAGTAGGATATCAAATCTTAAAGAtgcaaaaaatccaaatttaaggaaaaatgtaTTGTGTGGGAATATTCCTCCTGATTTATTTGCTAGAATGACGGCAGAGGAAATGGCTAGTGATGAGCTCAAAGAAATGCGGAAAAACTTGACCAAAGAAGCCATCAGAGAACATCAGATGGCCAAGACAGGTGGAACGCAGACTGACTTGTTCACATGTGGCAAATGTAAAAAGAAGAATTGCACCTACACTCAGGTGCAAACCCGTAGTGCTGATGAACCGATGACCACATTTGTTGTTTGCAATGAATGTGGAAATCGATGGAAGTTCTGTTGA